A genomic segment from Janibacter sp. DB-40 encodes:
- a CDS encoding c-type cytochrome — MPKLTRRHPAAIALLLMLGLLVTGTAYSAVAPKDAQATVTAADSVEKGKKLFTANCANCHGANGLGVEGAGPSLAGVGAASVDFQMGTGRMPMAAPDVQAPGNIRVKFSDEEIADVGAYVATLGAGPAVPPEEYTDGSKGDAGKGGEIFRVNCAMCHASAGVGGALTRGKDAPPVTGVSGKHIYEAMVTGPQSMPVFNETNLDPEDKRDVIAYIEAMEEAGNPGGNPLGGYGPVPEGLFTWTIGLGILIAGAIWLGQKSA; from the coding sequence ATGCCGAAGCTCACTCGCCGTCACCCCGCGGCGATCGCCCTGCTGCTCATGCTGGGTCTGCTCGTCACCGGCACGGCTTACTCGGCCGTCGCCCCGAAGGACGCGCAGGCCACCGTGACCGCCGCCGACAGCGTCGAGAAGGGCAAGAAGCTCTTCACGGCCAACTGCGCCAACTGCCACGGAGCCAATGGTCTGGGCGTCGAGGGCGCCGGCCCGAGCCTGGCCGGTGTCGGTGCCGCCTCCGTCGACTTCCAGATGGGCACCGGCCGCATGCCGATGGCCGCCCCGGACGTCCAGGCCCCCGGCAACATCCGCGTGAAGTTCTCCGATGAGGAGATCGCCGACGTCGGCGCCTACGTGGCCACCCTGGGCGCCGGTCCGGCCGTCCCCCCGGAGGAGTACACGGACGGCTCGAAGGGCGACGCGGGCAAGGGCGGCGAGATCTTCCGCGTCAACTGCGCCATGTGCCACGCCAGTGCCGGTGTCGGTGGCGCGCTCACCCGCGGCAAGGACGCGCCACCCGTCACGGGTGTCTCCGGCAAGCACATCTACGAGGCGATGGTCACCGGGCCGCAGAGCATGCCGGTCTTCAACGAGACCAACCTCGATCCGGAGGACAAGCGCGACGTGATCGCCTACATCGAGGCCATGGAGGAGGCCGGCAACCCCGGCGGCAACCCCCTCGGTGGTTACGGCCCCGTCCCCGAGGGCCTCTTCACCTGGACCATCGGGCTCGGGATCCTCATCGCCGGAGCAATCTGGCTCGGCCAGAAGTCCGCCTGA
- a CDS encoding heme-copper oxidase subunit III → MGPVSRPNMASVGTIVWLSSELMFFAGLFAIFFTVRSMRPELWEQNIELLNVPFAAANTLILVISSVWCQLGVLRAEHGQKSRTGSLLNVAGWGMREWYVLTYIFGAVFVSGQILEYATLVSEGVNIASDSWASVFYLTTGLHGIHVTGGLIAFLLIIGRTYTTRNYSHSQQTGAIVTSYYWHFVDVVWIALFAAIYLLG, encoded by the coding sequence ATGGGTCCGGTGAGCCGGCCGAACATGGCTTCGGTCGGCACGATCGTCTGGCTCTCCAGCGAGCTCATGTTCTTCGCCGGACTGTTCGCCATCTTCTTCACGGTCCGGTCGATGCGTCCGGAGCTGTGGGAGCAGAACATCGAGCTGCTGAACGTCCCCTTCGCCGCAGCGAACACCCTGATCCTCGTGATCTCGTCGGTGTGGTGCCAGCTGGGTGTCCTCAGGGCCGAGCACGGGCAGAAGTCGCGCACCGGGTCCCTGCTCAACGTCGCCGGCTGGGGCATGCGCGAGTGGTACGTCCTCACCTACATCTTCGGGGCCGTCTTCGTCTCCGGCCAGATCCTCGAGTACGCCACCCTCGTCTCCGAGGGCGTCAACATCGCCAGCGACTCGTGGGCGTCGGTCTTCTACCTGACCACCGGCCTGCACGGCATCCACGTCACCGGCGGGCTCATCGCCTTCCTCCTGATCATCGGCCGCACCTACACCACCCGTAACTACAGCCACTCGCAGCAGACCGGTGCCATCGTCACCTCCTACTACTGGCACTTCGTCGACGTCGTGTGGATCGCCCTCTTCGCAGCCATCTACCTCCTCGGATGA
- the trpD gene encoding anthranilate phosphoribosyltransferase codes for MSGAVTHTWPQLLTSLLSGRDLSAAETSWAMGQMMSGDAAPTQIAGFLVALRAKGETVTELRALADVMLEHARPISVAGPTLDIVGTGGDMAGTVNISTMSSIAIAATGVRVVKHGNRAASSKSGSADVLEALGVTLSLPTEVVAEVAERAGITFCFAQSFHPSFRHTAIPRRDLGIGTALNVLGPMTNPARPTYSVVGVADARVAPLMAGVFAQRGTDALVFRGDDGLDELTVADGSHLWWVAGGEITEVHLTPEQVGMDRSPLDSLRGGDAEQNADVARRLFAGERGPVRDAVVLNAGAAVALAQAGPGVPADPIAAIRSGMDTIETVLDSGRAREQLQRWVDATRDLAD; via the coding sequence ATGAGCGGCGCGGTCACCCACACCTGGCCCCAGCTGCTCACCAGCCTCCTGTCCGGGCGCGACCTCAGCGCCGCCGAGACCTCGTGGGCGATGGGTCAGATGATGTCCGGTGACGCCGCGCCGACCCAGATCGCCGGTTTCCTCGTCGCGCTGCGGGCGAAGGGGGAGACCGTCACCGAGCTGCGTGCGCTGGCCGACGTCATGCTCGAGCACGCGCGGCCGATCTCGGTCGCGGGTCCGACGCTCGACATCGTCGGCACCGGCGGCGACATGGCCGGCACCGTCAACATCTCGACGATGTCCTCCATCGCGATCGCCGCGACCGGGGTGCGCGTGGTCAAGCACGGCAACCGCGCGGCGTCCTCGAAGTCCGGTTCGGCCGATGTCCTCGAGGCGCTCGGAGTCACCCTCTCCCTGCCGACGGAGGTCGTGGCGGAGGTCGCCGAGAGGGCGGGCATCACGTTCTGCTTCGCGCAGTCCTTCCACCCCTCCTTCCGACACACCGCGATCCCGCGGCGTGACCTCGGGATCGGCACCGCACTCAACGTCCTCGGTCCGATGACCAACCCGGCCCGGCCGACCTACTCGGTCGTGGGCGTGGCCGACGCGCGGGTCGCCCCGCTCATGGCCGGCGTCTTCGCCCAGCGGGGGACGGACGCCCTCGTCTTCCGGGGCGACGACGGGCTCGACGAGCTCACGGTCGCCGACGGGTCGCACCTGTGGTGGGTGGCAGGCGGCGAGATCACCGAAGTGCACCTCACCCCCGAGCAGGTGGGCATGGACCGCAGCCCGCTGGACTCGCTGCGTGGCGGCGACGCCGAGCAGAACGCCGACGTCGCCCGTCGGCTCTTCGCCGGGGAGCGCGGCCCCGTCCGCGACGCCGTGGTGCTCAACGCCGGGGCCGCGGTGGCCCTGGCGCAGGCCGGACCCGGGGTTCCCGCCGACCCGATCGCCGCGATCCGCAGCGGTATGGACACGATCGAGACGGTGCTCGACTCCGGGCGTGCCCGGGAGCAGCTCCAGCGCTGGGTCGATGCCACCCGGGACCTCGCCGACTAG
- a CDS encoding Lrp/AsnC ligand binding domain-containing protein, with protein sequence MITAIVLIHAEVDRIPEVAQTIADLEGVSEVYSVAGDADLIAMVRVTRHEALNEVIAGRLNKVEGIVDTSTHIAFRAYSHHDLDAAFNIGLE encoded by the coding sequence GTGATCACCGCAATCGTGCTCATCCATGCAGAGGTCGACCGCATCCCCGAGGTTGCCCAGACCATCGCCGACCTCGAGGGCGTGAGCGAGGTCTACTCCGTCGCCGGGGACGCCGACCTGATCGCCATGGTGCGGGTGACCCGCCACGAGGCCCTCAACGAGGTCATCGCCGGCCGGTTGAACAAGGTCGAGGGCATCGTCGACACCTCGACGCACATCGCCTTCCGGGCCTACAGCCATCACGACCTCGACGCGGCCTTCAACATCGGCCTGGAGTGA
- a CDS encoding DEDD exonuclease domain-containing protein codes for MEVVQDRLDDLGTPLAEVTFVVVDLETTGGSVRDCGITEIGAVKVRGGEVLGELQTFVNPGEPIPAFIQSLTGITDAMVRDAPRAGTAVAGFLEFAKGAVLVAHNAGFDIGFLKAACAAHDLRWPGSTVVDTVRLARQVVSRDEVANHKLGTLARHFGAATTPDHRALHDAKATVDVLHGLIGRLGSVGVDTLEELSSYSSRVSDAQRRKRHLADGLPAAPGVYVFKDEHGEPLYVGTSVDIRTRVRSYFTASEQRRRMGEMVRLATQVTPIVCATTLEAQVRELRLIAEHKPRYNRRSRNPERVWWLKLTDEAFPRLSIVRSIGPDDLAYAGPFGARGRAEEAMAALHDAVPLRQCLTRISPRRPTSACVLAEMGRCAAPCTGAVTVDEYATTVAAAARVLVGDSRTAVTAVRERMRTLSEGERFEEAAALRDRLAALVKAASRNQRAAPVREAAEMVAARRAPRGGWDLVCVRHGRLAGSTHSPAGADPMPYVAALQASAEVVAAPTGPGTSALPAETELVLRWLEAEGTRLVHIDGEWTCPVGGATAAHHELAPALGWAS; via the coding sequence ATGGAGGTCGTGCAGGACAGGTTGGATGATCTCGGCACACCCCTGGCCGAGGTCACCTTCGTCGTCGTCGACCTCGAGACCACGGGTGGGTCGGTGCGCGACTGCGGCATCACCGAGATCGGCGCGGTCAAGGTGCGCGGCGGCGAGGTCCTCGGCGAGCTGCAGACCTTCGTCAACCCGGGGGAGCCGATCCCCGCCTTCATCCAGTCGCTGACCGGCATCACCGATGCCATGGTCCGCGACGCCCCCCGGGCCGGGACGGCCGTGGCCGGTTTCCTCGAGTTCGCGAAGGGGGCGGTGCTCGTGGCGCACAACGCCGGCTTCGACATCGGCTTCCTCAAGGCGGCCTGCGCGGCCCACGACCTGCGCTGGCCCGGGTCGACGGTCGTCGACACCGTCCGGCTCGCCCGGCAGGTCGTCAGCCGCGACGAGGTCGCCAACCACAAGCTGGGCACCCTCGCCCGCCACTTCGGGGCCGCGACGACCCCCGACCACCGGGCGCTGCACGACGCCAAGGCCACCGTCGACGTCCTCCACGGGCTCATCGGCCGCCTCGGATCGGTCGGCGTGGACACCCTCGAGGAGTTGAGCTCCTACTCCTCGCGGGTCAGCGACGCCCAGCGCCGCAAGCGCCACCTCGCCGACGGCCTGCCCGCGGCCCCGGGGGTCTACGTCTTCAAGGACGAGCACGGCGAGCCGCTCTACGTCGGCACCTCCGTCGACATCCGCACGCGCGTGCGCAGCTACTTCACCGCCTCCGAGCAGCGTCGCCGAATGGGTGAGATGGTCCGGCTGGCCACGCAGGTGACGCCGATCGTGTGCGCCACCACCCTCGAGGCGCAGGTGCGTGAGCTGCGGCTGATCGCCGAGCACAAGCCGCGCTACAACCGGCGCTCGCGCAACCCCGAGCGGGTCTGGTGGCTCAAGCTCACCGACGAGGCCTTCCCCCGGTTGTCGATCGTGCGCTCGATCGGTCCGGACGACCTCGCGTACGCCGGCCCCTTCGGCGCCCGGGGCAGGGCCGAGGAGGCCATGGCCGCTCTCCACGACGCCGTGCCGCTGCGCCAGTGCCTGACCCGGATCTCCCCGCGGAGGCCGACCTCCGCCTGCGTCCTGGCGGAGATGGGGCGGTGTGCCGCCCCGTGCACCGGCGCGGTGACCGTGGACGAGTACGCCACGACCGTCGCCGCCGCCGCACGTGTGCTCGTCGGCGACTCCCGGACCGCCGTCACCGCGGTGCGCGAGCGGATGCGCACCCTCTCCGAGGGCGAGCGCTTCGAGGAGGCGGCGGCCCTGCGCGACCGGCTGGCCGCACTCGTCAAGGCCGCCTCGCGCAACCAGCGCGCGGCACCCGTGCGCGAGGCGGCCGAGATGGTCGCCGCCCGGCGCGCTCCGCGCGGTGGCTGGGACCTCGTCTGCGTGCGTCACGGCCGTCTGGCCGGCAGCACCCACTCACCCGCGGGTGCCGACCCGATGCCCTACGTCGCCGCCCTGCAGGCCAGCGCGGAGGTCGTCGCGGCCCCCACCGGCCCGGGCACGAGCGCGCTGCCGGCCGAGACCGAGCTCGTCCTGCGCTGGCTCGAGGCCGAGGGCACCCGGCTGGTGCACATCGACGGCGAGTGGACCTGCCCCGTCGGTGGCGCCACCGCCGCCCACCACGAGCTCGCTCCTGCCCTAGGGTGGGCCTCGTGA
- a CDS encoding DUF2332 domain-containing protein yields MRTMDELGDVAGFYAHFAEHEAKGESATFAQWAAGVAQDPEVLALLGQLPTAKRQPNLVFAAARWHGAVTPSRYDDVGGLRDVLLTRWPRVRETILARATQTNEVGRSASLLPLLCGLPGPLALVEVGASAGLCLHPDRWSYRYLDDGGAEVARIDPVGGPSPVVLDCTITGPVPIPPSPPVVVHRGGVDLNPLDLAADDNAAWLETLVWPEHEDRRQRLSAACEQVADVAVDVLAGDLRTSLDEAIGRARTAAPGATVVVFHTAVIAYLDEGGRRDWPQVVTAALERVRADGGAAHWISNEGSDVLPGVSATARCAESERATFCLALDGQAVAWAHGHGRRLEWC; encoded by the coding sequence ATGCGCACGATGGACGAGCTCGGCGACGTCGCCGGCTTCTACGCCCACTTCGCGGAGCACGAGGCGAAGGGGGAGTCCGCCACCTTCGCGCAGTGGGCGGCCGGGGTGGCGCAGGACCCCGAGGTGCTCGCGCTGCTGGGGCAGCTGCCGACGGCCAAGCGCCAGCCCAACCTCGTCTTCGCCGCGGCGCGGTGGCACGGTGCGGTCACGCCCTCGCGCTACGACGACGTCGGCGGGTTGCGGGACGTCCTGCTCACGAGGTGGCCCCGGGTGCGCGAGACGATCCTCGCCCGAGCGACCCAGACCAACGAGGTCGGCCGCTCCGCGTCGCTCCTGCCGCTGCTGTGCGGTCTGCCGGGGCCGCTCGCCCTCGTCGAGGTCGGCGCGAGCGCCGGCCTGTGCCTCCACCCGGACCGGTGGTCCTACCGCTACCTCGACGACGGGGGCGCGGAGGTCGCCCGCATCGACCCGGTCGGGGGTCCGTCGCCGGTCGTCCTGGACTGCACGATCACCGGCCCGGTGCCGATCCCCCCTTCGCCCCCCGTCGTGGTCCACCGCGGTGGGGTGGACCTCAACCCGCTCGACCTGGCCGCCGACGACAACGCCGCATGGCTGGAGACGCTCGTGTGGCCCGAGCACGAGGACCGCAGGCAGCGGTTGTCGGCGGCGTGCGAGCAGGTCGCCGACGTCGCCGTCGACGTGCTCGCCGGTGACCTGCGCACCTCGCTCGACGAGGCGATCGGGCGGGCGCGGACCGCTGCGCCGGGCGCGACGGTCGTCGTCTTCCACACCGCGGTCATCGCCTACCTCGACGAAGGGGGGCGACGGGACTGGCCGCAGGTGGTCACCGCAGCGCTCGAGCGGGTGCGCGCCGACGGGGGTGCGGCGCACTGGATCAGCAACGAGGGGTCCGACGTGCTGCCCGGGGTGAGCGCGACCGCCCGGTGCGCGGAGTCCGAGCGGGCCACGTTCTGCCTCGCCCTGGACGGGCAGGCCGTCGCGTGGGCCCACGGGCACGGGCGCCGGCTCGAGTGGTGCTGA